In Indicator indicator isolate 239-I01 chromosome 16, UM_Iind_1.1, whole genome shotgun sequence, one genomic interval encodes:
- the TICRR gene encoding treslin — MACSHSVVFLLDVASPGRRARLQRGALRLLNHLCCRFGLPRVRWAFRFFDSLGGRGGASRGGGFRSPGPSAWARFEEELAERFGARDPAAVLPGPAPRVALTHSGIKETLLDFQWDRPEIASPAKPLRRSRRMGLAAGDPPESQSAPEGFVNAIFLFSPCPHSRRELRQFVSGSDAPSSPRLPSTAQELAEKLLPKSVQELIAEQKIALFWVDTAEWAQLIESPDHVGYWTVFELICQTGGTILPAEALVQGLSHKRTGLAHGCLGDSGSLVPQTMPWTTLLPLDATLSCLFLKPSVFQAVFPQQEGVLFLSMPGGKKQESCAVILEPLSVSQRQLHCPVNIFLKGSLRSWSLVQAGHFLTESWILQSSQAEQAEHHRSLFHQLLRSLVTEELHLVAEVSLSKTCCPCTAVLSPLSESTAVLTILRTEKTAEAQQCNLAGAMVEKSSQDHTLHLPDIVHSVLNKVDTSVEDSTASVGEEAPMPEWVQRELSLTGGWTPSVLEAWYPASNACGASSDLMESFRLLQFPCVSGKGDREQSEVELSESLCELYQRKFSETSAAAGPGNNKKRRGVPRTPVRQKMKTMCRSLQMLNTARLNVKAQKFQPDGASPTVNEKVPQKLSAKRLDEKVEEKEKALKISIDFKTEEELQCHLTTSYQKAVAEGVLSSVCAQNMIMAIKRFLKVDAKEREVACLEGVRNHLLKTSKMLRQQQGLQKDTKVRECRLQVFLRLELCLQCPSLQSNTDEMEQLLEEMTDMLRILCLTEDSGYLTKFLDEILELYMSSIPKTLGDIYYGLGTQIPPKLASVLPSDFFSDDSVTLDSKSPALSPSLSSALTPGTVCLRTESAQLEELRTRSAKKRRNHALARHRSMTEAPQNLRQIEIPRLAKNPIRKENLRSCPAAEKSQQLPLQKEAVQEVTKVRRNLFNEGILSPSKRAGKKLPRSQSVSAVEGLRYKCADEGTKDHHKLLTKRVAETPLHKQVSRRLLHKQIKGRSSDPGCDTDVVEESPEKTIKEAGLRRSPRIKQLSLNRSCSGVFYSTAQPRVQQGREEEGCTLQDVEGIKCHSEGPTIQTPKRFFFGAVIDACSPAVKPSPGRRRTRKDSLHLEELPACQTPKKTPQKCAQKPLNSGSKLPRRSPRILHRTPQRLEKTPGKSPAAKQTAAKCLGKYFSDPVQRIRSPHAETDTKRLRSLQVTFKDCSPAERLSPSCKEAGEQIPEQEGFAVLDVSLSPQTDSNPAASPPQGRCFAELQTPRRSLRYLSKSASPVGAWRQTLPKESQVLSDLTQATRITPRKLEDPGSEFCPSPLSAEITQLAVGLEPPFSSPLCERSTKAVSTSSPSHAQARESGWKLSASKPSSQRSPDITDASLRSRLHTAEQARCEPNSRGQNPTPACLIASENKDSCDGSGGNSFSLQLCQPQITENPSVSEEVKQLAVATESSPPREDLENLETHLSGNPSAGGQVCAQSAETERAQLVKERISQANTFLMGSQTVSDGLGAKPVLREDSGGLQAPSLKRHSRFTQTTSPPVPKSPAYSLRCTADRRQREAAARMGDPQLLAEFSAAKSRCKLSASSPTYEVELEMQASGLPKLRIKKIGSCSSLEVQHEASASKAKGGDSPFGDPAMAWCSKHPGKPAAACVSPSCFRSFHSTPGKGGGQTYICQSYTPTSCASNTTSPSPLEAGVPWTPSPKRKATPDAINDWPRRKRAAGSAANTTCGQGDEQSRMSAGTEGEVKISEHYSSRATSTFGEFELEGIYRLQDQASPSDSEARAEEDSAMGTFGLKSRKRVFKDLSPDKVESQDAKRSCRYKHSLDLTGFATDEGSRSKTRTDSVLPEKLGACLLITPEQHSCVGEDDVFLLSGSTPPLKSSLSASSLRALTQSPLLCPGQTPQPCRRPAPEEESDGFHIAASQELSPFHLMASRRRPLSRTYSRKKLLS; from the exons ATGGCCTGCTCCCACAGCGTGGTGTTCCTGTTGGACGTGGCCAGCCCGGGCCGGCGGGCGCGGCTGCAGCGCGGAGCCCTGCGGCTCCTCAACCACCTGTGCTGCCGCTTCGGCCTGCCCCGTGTCCGCTGGGCCTTCAGGTTCTTCGACTCGCTCGGGGGCCGCGGTGGGGCTTCGCGGGGCGGCGGTTTCCGCTCGCCGGGACCCAGCGCCTGGGCACGCTTCGAAGAAGAGTTAGCGGAACGGTTCGGAGCGCGGGACCCCGCTGCTGTCCTGCCTGGGCCGGCGCCACGCGTGGCTCTCACCCACAGTGGCATCAAGGAGACGCTCCTCGATTTCCAGTGGGACCGTCCGGAGATCGCGTCCCCCGCCAAGCCGCTGCGCAGGAGCCGGAGGATGGGGCTGGCCGCCGGAGACCCCCCAGAGAGCCAGTCGGCCCCCGAGGGCTTTGTGAACGccatctttctcttctccccctgCCCTCATTCACGGAGGGAGCTGCGGCAGTTCGTGTCGGGGAGTGACGCTCCTTCCTCCCCTCGTCTGCCGTCCACGGctcaggagctggcagagaaaCTCCTGCCCAAAAGTGTCCAGGAGCTGATTGCAGAGCAGAAAATTGCGCTGTTCTGGGTGGACACTGCCGAGTGGGCTCAG CTGATTGAATCCCCAGATCATGTTGGCTACTGGACGGTGTTTGAACTGATCTGTCAGACAGGAGGCACCATTTTGCCAGCTGAAGCCTTAGTGCAGGGTTTGAGTCACAAGAGGACAGGTCTTGCTCATGGCTGTCTTGGAGACTCAGGTTCCTTGGTGCCGCAGACTATGCCTTGGACCACACTTCTGCCACTGGATGCAACGTTGAGCTGCTTGTTCTTGAAGCCCTCTGTGTTTCAAGCAGTATTTCCCCAGCAGGAAGGAGTGTTGTTTCTCAGCATGCCTG GAGGAAAGAAGCAGGAAAGCTGTGCTGTGATCCTGGAACCGCTTTCTGTGAGCCAAAGACAATTGCATTGTCCAGTCAACATCTTCCTGAAGGGTAGCTTGAGGAGTTGGAGCCTGGTGCAGGCTGGACACTTCCTCACGGAGAGCTGGATCCTGCAGAGCTCACAGGCTGAGCAGGCAGAACATCACAGGTCACTGTTTCATCAGCTGTTAAGGAGTCTAGTGACTGAAGAACTGCACCTG GTGGCTGAGGTATCTCTGTCTAAAACTTgctgcccctgcactgctgtTTTGTCACCACTTTCTGAGAGCACTGCAGTTTTGACCATACTCAGGACTGAGAAGACTGCTGAAGCTCAGCAATGCAACCTTGCAGGAGCTATGGTGGAGAAGTCTTCCCAAGACCACACTCTTCACCTCCCAGATATTGTGCATAGTGTGCTGAATAAAGTTGACACATCAGTGGAAGATTCTACAGCCAGTGTGG GAGAAGAAGCTCCTATGCCCGAGTGGGTCCAGCGGGAGCTGTCCCTCACAGGAGGCTGGACTCCTTCAGTGCTGGAGGCATGGTATCCTGCATCCAATGCTTGTGGAGCAAGCTCAGATCTGATGGAGTCATTCAG gcTCCTGCAGTTTCCTTGTGTCAGTGGGAAGGGTGATAGAGAGCAGTCTGAAGTGGAACTCTCAGAAAGTCTGTGTGAGCTGTACCAGAGAAAGTTCAGTGaaacatctgctgcagctggaccAGGAAATAACAAAAAGAGAC GTGGAGTTCCCCGAACTCCAGTCAGGCAGAAGATGAAGACCATGTGCAGATCCCTGCAGATGCTCAACACAGCAAGACTGAATGTAAAAGCTCAGAAGTTCCAACCTGATGGTGCTTCACCAACAGTGAACGAGAAGGTTCCACAGAAGCTTTCAGCCAAAAGATTGGATGAAAaggtggaagaaaaggaaaaggcacttAAAATATCAATAG ACTTCAAAACTGAGGAGGAACTGCAGTGCCACTTAACCACAAGCTACCAGAAGGCTGTTGCTGAGGGAGTCCTTTCATCTGTGTGTGCCCAGAATAtgatcatggccattaaaagaTTCTTGAAAGTAGATGCCAAAGAGAGAGAG GTAGCCTGTTTGGAAGGAGTCAGAAACCACCTCCTGAAGACCAGCAAAATGCTCAGACAACAGCAGGGCTTACAGAAGGACACCAAAGTCAGAGA GTGTCGCCTTCAGGTGTTTTTGCGCCTTGAGTTATGCCTTCAGTGTCCTTCACTGCAAAGCAACACCGATGAAATGGAGCAGCTGTTGGAGGAG ATGACAGATATGCTGCGCATCTTGTGCCTGACTGAAGACTCAGGGTATCTCACAAAGTTCCTAGATGAAATACTAGAATT GTACATGAGTTCTATCCCCAAGACCCTGGGAGACATTTACTATGGTCTTGGTACACAAATACCCCCGAAGTTGGCATCAGTTCTGCCTTCAGACTTCTTCAGTGATGACTCTGTGACCCTGGATAGCAAATCTCCAGCCCTTTCCCCATCTTTATCCTCTGCCTTGACTCCGGGCACCGTTTGCCTGCGCACTGAGAGCgctcagctggaggagctgcgCACCAGGTCTGCCAAGAAGAGAAG GAATCATGCATTAGCCAGACACAGGAGCATGACAGAAGCGCCACAGAACCTGCGTCAAATCGAGATCCCCAGGCTAGCCAAGAACCCCATCAGAAAG gaaAACCTCCGTTCCTGTCCTGCTGCCGAGAAGTCCCAACAGCTGCCTCTGCAAAAAGAAGCAGTGCAAG AGGTTACAAAGGTAAGAAGGAACCTCTTCAATGAAGGGATACTTTCACCATCCAAAAGGGCTGGGAAAAAGCTGCCTAGAAGCCAGTCAGTGTCTGCTGTGGAAGGCTTAAGATACAAGTGTGCTGATGAAGGCACTAAAG atcatCACAAGTTATTGACCAAGAGAGTTGCAGAAACACCACTGCACAAGCAGGTCTCCAGGAGGCTGCTCCATAAGCAAATCAAAGGCCG GTCTTCTGATCCAGGCTGTGACACTGATGTTGTAGAAGAATCTCCAGAGAAAACCATAAAAG aagcAGGTTTGAGAAGGAGCCCACGCATCAAACAGCTGTCTTTgaacaggagctgctctggtgtTTTCTATTCCACTGCACAGCCCAGAGTCCAGCAGGGACGAGAAGAGGAgggctgcacactgcaggatGTGGAAG GCATTAAATGTCATTCAGAGGGCCCCACTATCCAGACTCCCAAGAGGTTTTTCTTTGGTGCAGTCATTGATGCATGCAGTCCTGCAGTGAAGCCTTCACCTGGAAGGAGGAGGACAAGAAAAGATTCCTTACACTTagaggagctgcctgcctgtCAG ACTCCTAAAAAAACACCTCAGAAATGTGCCCAGAAGCCACTGAATTCTGGCAGTAAGCTCCCAAGGAGATCACCTCGTATTCTCCACAGGACAccacagaggctggagaagactcctGGCAAAAGTCCAGCTGCTAAGCAGACTGCAGCTAAATGTTTGGGAAAGTATTTTTCTGATCCTGTGCAAAGGATCAGGTCACCACATGCTGAAACTGACACTAAGAGGCTTCGTTCACTGCAAGTCACTTTTAAGGACTGTTCTCCAGCAGAAAGACTTTCTCCTTCTTGcaaagaggctggagagcaaaTACCAGAGCAGGAAGGGTTTGCAGTGCTTGATGTCTCATTGTCACCTCAGACAGATTCAaatccagctgcttctccccctcAGGGGAGATGTTTTGCAGAACTGCAAACACCAAGACGTTCCTTGAGATACCTCTCAAAATCAGCATCTCCAGTTGGTGCTTGGAGGCAAACCCTCCCAAAGGAAAGCCAGGTGCTGTCAGATCTAACTCAAGCAACCAGAATTACTCCCAGGAAACTTGAAGATCCAGGTTCAGAGTTCTGTCCCAGCCCACTGAGTGCAGAAATAACACAGCTTGCTGTGGGGTTAGAGCCTCCCTTCAGTTCTCCTCTCTGTGAAAGGTCCACAAAGGCTGTGTCCACCAGCTCCCCTTCCCATGCGCAGGCTAGGGAGTCTGGCTGGAAACTTAGTGCATCTAAACCATCttctcaaagatctccagacaTTACTGACGCTTCACTGAGGTCCAGGCttcacacagcagagcaggccAGATGTGAACCAAATTCTAGAGGGCAGAACCCTACACCTGCATGTTTGATAGCTTCTGAAAATAAGGACAGTTGTGATGGCAGTGGTGGTAACTCCTTCAGCCTTCAGCTTTGTCAGCCCCAAATTACTGAAAATCCCTCTGTGTCAGAGGAAGTTAAGCAGCTGGCTGTAGCAACTGAAAGCTCTCCTCCAAGAGAGGACTTGGAGAACCTGGAAACACATTTGTCTGGAAATCcttctgctggagggcaggtgTGTGCACAGAGTGCTGAGACAGAGCGTGCACAGCTGGTGAAGGAGAGGATCTCCCAGGCAAACACCTTCCTGATGGGTTCTCAAACAGTTAGTGATGGCCTGGGAGCAAAACCTGTGCTGAGGGAGGACTCTGGGGGGCTGCAGGCTCCAAGTCTAAAGAGACACTCCAGGTTTACCCAGACCACTTCACCTCCTGTGCCAAAGTCTCCTGCCTACTCTCTGCGCTGCACCGCAGACAGGAGGCAGCGGGAGGCTGCGGCACGGATGGGAGATCCTCAGCTCCTAGCTGAGTTCTCAGCTGCTAAAAGTCGCTGCAAGCTTTCTGCCAGCTCCCCAACTTATGAAGTTGAACTGGAAATGCAGGCTTCAGGCCTGCCCAAACTCCGCATTAAGAAAATTGGCTCTTGCTCGTCGTTGGAAGTTCAGCATGAAGCAAGTGCCAGCAAAGCCAAGGGAGGAGACAGCCCCTTTGGTGATCCTGCTATGGCCTGGTGCAGCAAGCATCCTGGaaaaccagcagctgcctgtgtttCACCCTCCTGCTTTCGCTCCTTCCACAGTACACCCGGGAAAGGTGGAGGACAGACCTACATATGCCAGTCGTACACCCCAACAAGCTGTGCCTCTAACACCACCTCCCCATCCCCCTTAGAAGCAGGAGTTCCATGGACACCTTCTCCAAAGCGGAAGGCCACCCCTGATGCTATCAACGATTGGCCTCGGAgaaagagagcagcaggcagcgcTGCTAACACCACCTGTGGCCAAGGtgatgagcagagcagaatgtCAGCAGGCACAGAAGGAGAGGTGAAGATCTCAGAGCattacagcagcagagcaacaaGCACTTTCGGGGAGTTTGAACTGGAAGGGATTTACAGGCTCCAGGACCAGGCATCTCCTAGTGACTCTGAAGCCAGAGCTGAGGAGGACTCTGCCATGGGAACTTTTGGCTTGAAATCTCGGAAGAGGGTCTTTAAGGATCTGTCACCAGACAAGGTGGAGAGTCAGGATGCCAAGAGGTCCTGCAGGTATAAGCACAGCTTGGATCTCACTGGCTTTGCCACAGATGAGGGCAGCAGAAGCAAGACAAGGACGGACTCTGTGCTGCCTGAGAAGCTAGGAGCATGTCTGCTCATAactcctgagcagcacagctgtgtaGGGGAGGATGATGTCTTCCTTCTGTCAG GCTCAACCCCTCCACTGAAGAGCTCTCTGTCTGCCAGCAGCCTTCGAGCCCTGACTCAATCTCCACTGCTATGCCCAGGCCAGACACCACAGCCTTGCAGAAGGCCTGCTCCAG AAGAGGAATCTGATGGCTTCCACATTGCTGCCAGCCAGGAGCTGTCTCCATTCCACCTCATGGCTTCCAGGAGGCGACCCCTCAGCAGAACTTACTCACGGAAAAAGCTGCTCAGCTGA
- the KIF7 gene encoding kinesin-like protein KIF7, producing MAAEGATVRVAVRVRPLLPREALRGHRPCLRSDAATGEVALGRRRFRFAAVLPEAAGQAAVYRACVQPLLRAFFRGFNATVFAYGQTGSGKTYTIGEASVASINEDEQGIIPRAMAETFRLIDENDLIDYTVRVSYLEVYKEEFRDLLQVDTASKDIQIREDDKGNIVLCGVKESEVEGLDEVLSLLEMGNTAKHTGATHINRQSSRSHTIFTVTMEQRRGAGRLSLSHHPPAVPASGQVLVSKFHFVDLAGSERIVKTGNTGERLKESIQINSGLLALGNVISALGDPRRKSSHIPYRDSKITRILKDSLGGNAQTVMIACVSPSSSDFDESLNTLNYASRAQNIQNKAVVNCRKETEHVEELHLQIKNLQKALEQRHRSETRIINRSASAKRSAPDATARLLAECAHYRTCTDAAYRLLMELQEGSNLTVEQILRVKEWLCAVESERSELTSAGLDSGIESTSAEEQSPEAQGSKPAKAEVNTEKGCESLRDEQVARLQRQVERLEEENRDFLAALEDAMEQYKLQSDKLQEQQDKISELHVRLEMAMPNLSMPELLENLHLVTAGQRPHTAPLDAAPSLAFNKVPSGLLPAEQNGRALCKKVRLDSNHSFQEDDLTSWHLNHMQRSTGNPEIKAVVLRRELSQDLEKPAELSSGEEEEEWDQKQSLSQRRNGMQSCSKKVNHKLSEEPSRGSTHLVQEEQLELSKEVCRRQELLLGPWERLPGKDSEWRLVQAQQKIRELAINIRMKEELITELIKTGKDAQALNRQYCQKISELEQEAEQVRAELSDSQKQLQELESKEPWDPGEKRKLQECRTRVAAAQSKAQVLSRKKQATERLVSLSAQSERRVQELERNIELMRRQQGQLQRRLRQESQQKRRLQTEVNKRQHRVKELELKHEQHQKILRIKTEEIAAFQRKRRSGSNGSVISLEQQQKIEEQKKWLDMEMDKVLEQRRALDELEDELRKREAIVAKKEALLQEKNGLESKRLRSSQALSDDIVRVSSRLEHLEKELTEKSGQLRHGSAHDQQQIRQEINSLRQEKDQLLKQRLELDNKLRQGTLLSPEEERILFQLDEAIEALDAAIEYKNESITCRQRVLRASASLLSQCEMNLMAKLSYLSSSETRALLCKYFDKVVTLREDQHRQHIAFSELEMQLEEQQQLVYWLEAAVERQRLELDRQLTLQQKEHEQNMQLLLQQSREHMEEGLASSKLQYEARIQVLEKELSRYMWANQELNQRLSNMNLHPGQTKAGMERSIHGAVDRAAPVLGPCEECGPGEQPVPLPITEESHRARDESRDLVHAPLPSTWRRSSLPSDSPGDLRQAEPLPRAGQPPEGHPPRSLGPVAKPRRELRRASLNVTPLPHHPAMIDVRKNPL from the exons CTTCCATCAATGAAGATGAGCAGGGCATCATCCCACGAGCCATGGCCGAGACCTTCAGGCTTATTGATGAGAACGATCTGATCGACTACACAGTCCGAGTATCCTACCTGGAGGTCTACAAGGAGGAGTTCCGGGACTTGCTGCAGGTGGATACAGCCAGCAAAGACATCCAGATCCGAGAAGATGACAAGGGGAACATTG tgctctgtgggGTGAAGGAGTCAGAAGTGGAAGGGCTGGACgaggtgctgagcctgctggagatggggaacacagccaagcacacGGGAGCCACCCACATCAACAGGCAGTCGAGCCGCTCGCACACCATCTTCACAGTGACCATGGAACAGCGGCGTGGGGCCGGCCGCCTGTCCCTGAGCCACCACccccctgctgtccctgcctcGGGACAGGTCCTGGTTTCCAAGTTTCACTTTGTGGACCTGGCAGGCTCAGAGCGAATTGTGAAGACAGGAAACACaggggagaggctgaaggagagtATCCAGATCAACAGTGGCCTTCTGGCCTTGGGCAACGTCATCAGTGCCTTGGGAGACCCTCGGAGGAAGAGCAGCCACATCCCATACAGAGACTCCAAAATCACCAG GATCCTGAAAGACTCTCTGGGGGGGAACGCCCAGACGGTGATGATCGCCTGTGTCAGCCCATCCTCCTCCGACTTTGATGAGAGCCTCAACACGCTCAACTACGCCAGCCGGGCTCAAAATATCCAGAACAAGGCTGTGGTGAACTGCCGCAAGGAGACGGAGCACGTGGAAGAGCTTCACCTGCAGATAAAGAACCTGCAGAAGGCGCTGGAGCAGCGGCACCGCTCCGAGACCCGCATCATCAACCGCTCGGCCAGCGCCAAACGGAGCGCGCCGGACGCCACAGCTCGGCTGCTGGCCGAGTGTGCGCATTACCGGACCTGCACCGACGCCGCCTACCGGCTGctgatggagctgcaggagggcagtAACCTGACGGTGGAGCAGATCCTGCGGGTTAAGGAGTGGTTGTGCGCCGTGGAGAGCGAGAGGAGCGAGCTGACCTCAGCCGGGCTCGACAGCGGCATCGAGAGCACCTCggcagaagagcagagcccTGAGGCACAAGGCTCAAAGCCAGCAAAAGCCGAG GTGAACACTGAGAAGGGGTGCGAGTCCCTCAGAGATGAGCAGGTGGCCAGACTGCAGAGGCAAGTGGAGCGCCTGGAGGAAGAGAACCGGGATTTCCTGGCTGCCTTGGAGGATGCCATGGAGCAGTACAAGCTGCAG AGCGataagctgcaggagcagcaggacaagatCTCGGAGCTGCACGTGCGCTTGGAGATGGCAATGCCAAACCTCTCCATgccagaactgctggagaaccTTCACCTGGTGACTGCTGGCCAGAGACCTCATACAGCCCCACTGGATGCTGCCCCATCCCTTGCCTTCAACAAGGTTCCCTCAGGGCTCCTTCCTGCCGAGCAGAATGGAAGAGCCCTTTGCAAGAAGGTGAGG CTTGACAGCAACCACTCTTTCCAGGAAGACGACCTGACAAGCTGGCACCTGAACCACATGCAGCGTTCAACTGGCAATCCAGAGATCAAAGCCGTGGTGTTGAGGAGGGAACTCAGCCAGGACTTGgagaagccagcagagctgtcctcgggagaggaggaggaggagtgggacCAGAAGCAGTCCCTGTCCCAGCGCCG AAACGGGATGCAAAGCTGCAGCAAGAAAGTGAATCACAAGTTGAGTGAGGAGCCAAGTAGAGGCAGTACCCACTTGGttcaggaggagcagctggagctgtcaAAAG AGGTCTGtaggaggcaggagctgctgctgggtccGTGGGAGCGCCTGCCAGGGAAGGACTCTGAGTGGAGGCTGGTGCAAGCACAGCAGAAGATCCGAGAGCTGGCCATCAACATCCGCATGAAGGAGGAGCTGATCACAGAACTCATTAAGACAG GCAAGGACGCACAGGCTCTGAACAGGCAGTACTGCCAGAAGATcagtgagctggagcaggaggcagagcaggtgCGGGCAGAGCTGAGCGACAGccagaagcagctccaggagctggagagcaAAGAGCCGTGGGACCCTGGGGAGAAGCGGAAGCTGCAGGAGTGCCGCACGCGCGTGGCAGCTGCCCAGAGCAAGGCTCAG GTTCTGTCCAGGAAGAAGCAGGCGACGGAGCGTCTGGTGTCACTGTCGGCCCAGAGCGAGCGGCgagtgcaggagctggagcgGAACATTGAGCTTATGCGGcggcagcagggccagctgcAGCGCCGCCTGCGCCAGGAGAGCCAGCAGAAGCGGCGCCTGCAGACCGAGGTCAACAAGCGGCAGCACCGAGTCAAG GAGCTGGAACTGAAGCACGAGCAGCACCAGAAAATCCTTCGCATCAAGACAGAGGAAATTGCAGCTTTCCAGAGGAAGCGGCGGAGTGGCAGCAACGGCTCCGTcatcagcctggagcagcagcag AAAATTGAGGAGCAGAAGAAGTGGCTGGACATGGAGATGGATAAAGTTCTGGAGCAGCGGCGGGCCCTGGATGAGCTGGAAGATGAGCTGAGGAAGCGGGAGGCGATTGTGGCCAAAAAGGAAGCTCTGCTTCAGGAGAAGAATGGCCTGGAGAGCAAACGACTGCGTTCCAGCCAG GCCCTGTCAGATGACATAGTGCGTGTGTCCAGCCGCCTGGAGCACCTGGAGAAGGAGCTGACGGAGAAGAGCGGGCAGCTGCGTCACGGCAGCGCCCACGACCAGCAGCAGATCCGCCAGGAGATCAACAGCCTGCGCCAGGAGAAGGACCAGCTGCTCAAACAGAGGTTGGAGCTCGACAACAAGCTGCGTCAGGGCACCCTTCTGTCCCCAGAG gaAGAGCGGATCTTGTTCCAGCTGGATGAGGCAATCGAGgctctggatgcagccatcGAATACAAGAATGAGTCCATCACCTGCAGGCAACGAGTTCTGAGGGCCTCGGCCAGCCTGCTGTCCCAGTGTGAGATGAACCTCATGGCCAAGCTCAGCTACCTCTCCTCCTCTGAgaccagagctctgctctgcaagtACTTTGACAAG GTGGTGACACTGCGAGAGGACCAACACAGGCAGCACATTGCCTTCTCAGAGCTGGAgatgcagctggaggagcagcagcagctggtgtactggctggaggcagctgtggAACGGCAGCGCTTGGAGCTGGACCGGCAGCTCAccctgcagcagaaggagcaTGAGCAGaacatgcagctgctgctgcagcagagtcGTG AGCACATGGAGGAGGGGCTGgccagcagcaagctgcagtATGAGGCAAGGATACAGGTGCTGGAAAAGGAGCTGAGCCGTTACATGTGGGCAAACCAGGAGCTAAACCAGAGGCTGAGTAACATGAACCTCCATCCTGGACAGACCAAAG cagggatggagagaagCATTCATGGGGCTGTGGACAGAGCTGCCCCTGTGCTTGGGCCCTGTGAGGAATGtggccctggggagcagcctgtgcctctgcccatCACTGAAGAAAGCCACCGGGCCAGGGACGAGAGCAGGGACCTGGTGCATGCCCCTCTGCCCTCCACCTGGCGCCGTTCCTCCCTGCCCAGCGACAGCCCCGGGGACCTGCGGCAGGCAGAGCCCCTGCCgagagcagggcagcccccCGAGGGGCACCCCCCGCGGAGCCTCGGCCCTGTCGCCAAGCCCCGCCGGGAGCTGCGCAGAGCCAGCCTGAACGTCACTCCCCTGCCTCACCACCCTGCCATGATCGATGTGAGGAAAAACCCACTCTAG